One stretch of Euphorbia lathyris chromosome 7, ddEupLath1.1, whole genome shotgun sequence DNA includes these proteins:
- the LOC136201306 gene encoding elongation factor 1-alpha-like isoform X1 — translation MEVSLRGHLDFINSMITGTSQANCTVLIIDSTTGGFEAGISKDGQTCEHALLAFTLGVKKMIPCCNKSPKVFERLVNSQQSKGARRGKKA, via the exons ATGGAAGTTTCTTTAAG GGGACATCTTGACTTTATCAATAGCATGATTACTGGAACATCTCAAGCTAACTGCACAGTTCTTATCATTGATTCCACAACTGGTGGTTTTGAAGCTGGTATTTCTAAGGATGGACAGACTTGTGAGCATGCTCTCCTTGCATTCACCCTTGGTGTCAAGAAAATGATACCTTGTTGCAACAAG TCACCGAAGGTTTTTGAAAGGTTAGTCAACAGTCAGCAATCAAAGGGTGCAAGGAGAGGGAAGAAAGCATGA
- the LOC136235480 gene encoding uncharacterized protein isoform X1, producing the protein MFKKAVEAKSHQRLSGADRKKLKRTIRDRFPRASDADVDSLLPPKAEISVAKYQNRVHVFSVEGGFPMFFDVDGRGTEIYPTVFALWKVPEMLPSFMLKGGEVSRYVIGGADLMFPGISVPAEGLASFSAGEPWAVKVPGNAAPIAVGSTTMSSSEAIKAGLRGKALRITHYYRDLLWESVEGHFVPNAGFYEDAVFEDPVFASSVHVSDSSEVASGTSSDQQNEDKNNEVGESSDANVVSVPQQSSVTELDFQNIEQVTADVGDMKMADNVAADESIDEQHTLSAEDVDAYLDRCLLQALHTTVKDKDLPMPGSTLWSNHVLPCRPSGITLDVKKSSHKKLSKWLQAKSSSGLISVKEDKYKKETVIFSVNRSHPDYSSFKPEKRQEPKLPPSASEATGGSHSKKMLEVAEIYKPSVHVNPIFSSVGADKGELYSASEASDIVFKYIEKENLVKPTNKSLVVLDATLCDALFKGTVKKGSTYPTEIHKKDLGSTFVSRMQAHCIVTRGSESVVRKGSLKTIQILTERRQGNKKVTKVSGVEQFLIDAEALASELQKKFACSTSVQELPGKKGNEVLIQGGVIDDVARHLVEQYGVPKRYIEILDKTKR; encoded by the exons ATGTTTAAGAAGGCAGTAGAAGCCAAATCGCACCAGAGGCTATCTGGTGCAGACAGGAAGAAGCTCAAACGAACTATCAGAGACAGGTTTCCCCGTGCTTCTGATGCCGATGTTGATAGTTTACTCCCTCCTAAG GCGGAGATTAGTGTTGCCAAGTATCAAAATCGCGTCCATGTATTTTCTGTGGAAGGGGGCTTTCCTATGTTCTTTGATGTTGATGGACGAGGAACCGAAATCTATCCCACAG TTTTTGCTCTCTGGAAAGTCCCTGAAATGTTGCCTTCTTTTATGCTGAAGGGTGGTGAGGTATCTCGATATGTCATTGGAGGAGCAGATTTGATGTTTCCTGGTATTAGTGTACCCGCTGAAGGTCTAGCATCCTTTTCAGCAGGAGAACCATGGGCAGTAAAAGTTCCTGGCAATGCAGCGCCTATTGCT GTAGGGTCTACTACTATGAGCAGCAGCGAAGCAATAAAAGCTGGATTGCGTGGAAAGGCCTTAAGGATAACTCACTATTACCGGGACTTACTTTG GGAGTCCGTTGAGGGCCATTTTGTGCCAAATGCAGGTTTCTATGAAGATGCGGTCTTTGAGGATCCTGTTTTTGCATCATCTGTTCATGTTTCTGATTCAAGTGAAGTTGCAAGTGGTACTTCAAGTGATCAGCAGAACGAGGATAAGAACAACGAAGTTGGAGAATCTTCTGATGCAAATGTTGTATCAGTACCTCAACAATCATCAGTTACCGAGCTTGATTTTCAAAATATTGAACAAGTCACTGCTGATGTTGGTGATATGAAAATGGCAGATAATGTTGCTGCAGATGAATCAATTGACGAGCAGCATACATTGTCAGCTGAGGATGTTGACGCTTATTTGGATAGGTGCTTGTTGCAAGCCCTGCATACAACTGTGAAGGATAAAGATCTTCCAATGCCGGGCAGCACATTGTG GTCAAATCATGTTTTACCTTGTAGGCCGTCAGGTATCACTCTAGATGTAAAAAAATCATCGCACAAGAAGCTCTCAAAGTGGCTGCAAGCTAAATCATCTTCAGGATTG ATTTCTGTGAAGGAagacaaatataagaaggaaaCTGTAATATTTTCCGTTAACCGCAGCCACCCAGATTACTCATCCTTCAAGCCAGAAAAGAGGCAGGAACCAAAACTTCCTCCGTCTGCTAGTGAAGCTACTGGCGGAAGTCATTCAAAAAAAATGCTTGAAGTGGCAGAGATCTATAAACCGAGTGTACATGTGAATCCCATTTTTTCTTCTGTAGGTGCTGATAAAGGGGAACTTTATAGTGCTTCAGAAGCATCTGATATTGTCTTCAAATATATTGAGAAAGAGAATCTGGTCAAGCCAACAAACAAATCCTTAGTAGTTCTAGATGCAACATTATGTGATGCTTTGTTCAAAGGAACAGTTAAGAAAGGATCAACATATCCGACTGAAATTCACAAGAAGGATCTAGGATCAACATTTGTAAGCCGAATGCAAGCCCATTGCATTGTCACAAGGGGAAGTGAGTCAGTTGTCCGTAAAGGATCATTAAAAACGATTCAAATTTTAACAGAAAGGCGTCAAGGTAACAAGAAGGTTACAAAAGTCTCAGGCGTGGAACAATTTTTAATTGATGCTGAAGCTCTGGCGTCCGAGCTGCAGAAAAAGTTTGCTTGCAGTACATCAGTGCAGGAGTTGCCTG GCAAGAAAGGAAATGAAGTTCTTATTCAAGGTGGTGTGATTGATGATGTGGCACGCCATCTGGTTGAACAGTATGGGGTTCCAAAAAGATATATTGAAATTCTTGATAAAACCAAGAGATGA
- the LOC136235480 gene encoding uncharacterized protein isoform X2, whose translation MLPSFMLKGGEVSRYVIGGADLMFPGISVPAEGLASFSAGEPWAVKVPGNAAPIAVGSTTMSSSEAIKAGLRGKALRITHYYRDLLWESVEGHFVPNAGFYEDAVFEDPVFASSVHVSDSSEVASGTSSDQQNEDKNNEVGESSDANVVSVPQQSSVTELDFQNIEQVTADVGDMKMADNVAADESIDEQHTLSAEDVDAYLDRCLLQALHTTVKDKDLPMPGSTLWSNHVLPCRPSGITLDVKKSSHKKLSKWLQAKSSSGLISVKEDKYKKETVIFSVNRSHPDYSSFKPEKRQEPKLPPSASEATGGSHSKKMLEVAEIYKPSVHVNPIFSSVGADKGELYSASEASDIVFKYIEKENLVKPTNKSLVVLDATLCDALFKGTVKKGSTYPTEIHKKDLGSTFVSRMQAHCIVTRGSESVVRKGSLKTIQILTERRQGNKKVTKVSGVEQFLIDAEALASELQKKFACSTSVQELPGKKGNEVLIQGGVIDDVARHLVEQYGVPKRYIEILDKTKR comes from the exons ATGTTGCCTTCTTTTATGCTGAAGGGTGGTGAGGTATCTCGATATGTCATTGGAGGAGCAGATTTGATGTTTCCTGGTATTAGTGTACCCGCTGAAGGTCTAGCATCCTTTTCAGCAGGAGAACCATGGGCAGTAAAAGTTCCTGGCAATGCAGCGCCTATTGCT GTAGGGTCTACTACTATGAGCAGCAGCGAAGCAATAAAAGCTGGATTGCGTGGAAAGGCCTTAAGGATAACTCACTATTACCGGGACTTACTTTG GGAGTCCGTTGAGGGCCATTTTGTGCCAAATGCAGGTTTCTATGAAGATGCGGTCTTTGAGGATCCTGTTTTTGCATCATCTGTTCATGTTTCTGATTCAAGTGAAGTTGCAAGTGGTACTTCAAGTGATCAGCAGAACGAGGATAAGAACAACGAAGTTGGAGAATCTTCTGATGCAAATGTTGTATCAGTACCTCAACAATCATCAGTTACCGAGCTTGATTTTCAAAATATTGAACAAGTCACTGCTGATGTTGGTGATATGAAAATGGCAGATAATGTTGCTGCAGATGAATCAATTGACGAGCAGCATACATTGTCAGCTGAGGATGTTGACGCTTATTTGGATAGGTGCTTGTTGCAAGCCCTGCATACAACTGTGAAGGATAAAGATCTTCCAATGCCGGGCAGCACATTGTG GTCAAATCATGTTTTACCTTGTAGGCCGTCAGGTATCACTCTAGATGTAAAAAAATCATCGCACAAGAAGCTCTCAAAGTGGCTGCAAGCTAAATCATCTTCAGGATTG ATTTCTGTGAAGGAagacaaatataagaaggaaaCTGTAATATTTTCCGTTAACCGCAGCCACCCAGATTACTCATCCTTCAAGCCAGAAAAGAGGCAGGAACCAAAACTTCCTCCGTCTGCTAGTGAAGCTACTGGCGGAAGTCATTCAAAAAAAATGCTTGAAGTGGCAGAGATCTATAAACCGAGTGTACATGTGAATCCCATTTTTTCTTCTGTAGGTGCTGATAAAGGGGAACTTTATAGTGCTTCAGAAGCATCTGATATTGTCTTCAAATATATTGAGAAAGAGAATCTGGTCAAGCCAACAAACAAATCCTTAGTAGTTCTAGATGCAACATTATGTGATGCTTTGTTCAAAGGAACAGTTAAGAAAGGATCAACATATCCGACTGAAATTCACAAGAAGGATCTAGGATCAACATTTGTAAGCCGAATGCAAGCCCATTGCATTGTCACAAGGGGAAGTGAGTCAGTTGTCCGTAAAGGATCATTAAAAACGATTCAAATTTTAACAGAAAGGCGTCAAGGTAACAAGAAGGTTACAAAAGTCTCAGGCGTGGAACAATTTTTAATTGATGCTGAAGCTCTGGCGTCCGAGCTGCAGAAAAAGTTTGCTTGCAGTACATCAGTGCAGGAGTTGCCTG GCAAGAAAGGAAATGAAGTTCTTATTCAAGGTGGTGTGATTGATGATGTGGCACGCCATCTGGTTGAACAGTATGGGGTTCCAAAAAGATATATTGAAATTCTTGATAAAACCAAGAGATGA
- the LOC136201306 gene encoding elongation factor 1-alpha-like isoform X2 → MEVSLSMITGTSQANCTVLIIDSTTGGFEAGISKDGQTCEHALLAFTLGVKKMIPCCNKSPKVFERLVNSQQSKGARRGKKA, encoded by the exons ATGGAAGTTTCTTTAAG CATGATTACTGGAACATCTCAAGCTAACTGCACAGTTCTTATCATTGATTCCACAACTGGTGGTTTTGAAGCTGGTATTTCTAAGGATGGACAGACTTGTGAGCATGCTCTCCTTGCATTCACCCTTGGTGTCAAGAAAATGATACCTTGTTGCAACAAG TCACCGAAGGTTTTTGAAAGGTTAGTCAACAGTCAGCAATCAAAGGGTGCAAGGAGAGGGAAGAAAGCATGA